Part of the Diabrotica virgifera virgifera chromosome 6, PGI_DIABVI_V3a genome, CTGAATTATTTTGTATTACGAATCTTCTGGACTAAtaatttccatttttctttgtattcttttgtaatttttcctccAATGACTGATAGGGCCTCCTGGGAATCCAGGTATACTTCCATTGGTACATTCAGATCTCTTCCTATTTTGGCCAGTATGTCAGCCTTAGTGTTACCAAAATTAAAGTATTATATTAGAGTGTCCAAGTATCCAGGAAAAGATCATTTGGGTGTCATTCTCATTGGCTGACGATATAAGTTTCTTTGTTCTTAGGGCCCATATATCTGCTGAAGCTGATATGTTACATGATTGAATTTTGGTAATTGCATTGAGCGAATCAGAATTTACATTGAATCATTGAATCAGTGTCAAATATAAAGGCAACGCACGGTTGCCAACGTTTCATAAAAAAAAGGTGTTCTGCTATCCCCCGAAGTAATATTGATGACGTGCTGATGTGGCCTCTTAAGGAAAATATTGAAATACGTGTATcgtttaaattaatttattgtttttttaatatgtacattgtatgaattttatttatttttcgcGGCACTTTTTCATAAAGAGCAAACATAATTTTTCAGAAAGAACAAACAATTTCAGCCAAGAAATGAATTGTCACATTGTCCACCCGTTAAGACTTTTGATCAGTGTGCGATCTCATATGCTTTTTGAAATTAGATGTTTGGGAAAatagtttaaaacaaatttcgcacttataacgtttttctccagtgtgcaccaCTGAATGTCTTTTTAAAGTACTTGCATcagtaaattgcttaaaacaaatttcacacttgtgaggtttttctccagtgtgcactctcaaatgtctttttaaattagttgcttcactaaactgcttagaacaaatttcacagttgtagggtttttcttcagtgtgcactctcaaatgtctttttaaattacTCGCTTCagtaaattgcttagaacaaatttcacacttataaggtttttctcctgtGTGAGTTTTATTATGTTCTTTCAAACGATGTGTCCGAGAAAACGGTTTacaacaaatttcgcacttgtaccgtttttctccagtatgcgaTCTCATATGCTGTATTAAACTACCTGTTTGGGAAAatagtttaaaacaaatttcgcacttataacgtttttctccagtgtgcaccaCTGAATGTCTTTTTAAAGTACTTGCATcagtaaattgcttaaaacaaatttcacacttgtaaggtttttccccagtgtgagtcatcaaatgtcttttcaaaacGTGTGcttgagtaaactgcttaaaacaaatttcacacttggaAGGTTTTTCTTTAACAAGTCGGTCCATGCGTTGTTCTTTATTATATGATCCTACAGGTATGGTTTTCATAGCTTCCGATGTGTTCTCCCCCTCAAAAATCCCTAAAATAAAAActagaatatatattttttagtttatgGAATCATTTAATGCAACAGAacagacaattttaaaaattcagGGTATATTTACTGAAGAACGCTAAATTTGACACAATCTAAATTCTATGGTTTCCAAAATATTGGTATGCTTAAGTTACGAATATGGGGAAAGTGACATAATCCTTTAAAGGTGGGGAAGCGCGGAAAGACGCATGAAGATCCAGTGGCGTACACTCACTTTTATTTCAACGTtagttatattatatttttaaatattatttgttaaaattggtcacaatatatttttatttagaggATTTTACTGGCGTTTCGATCTCCATATCCAAAAACCGTTttcaaagatataaataatagttatatttatattatttgtttattatatatttatataatcttatgttatttattttctattttttttttctaacttTGAAAGCATTCTCTGGACTAGAGATCGAAACGTCAGTAAATTAAAcatgtaaataaattaatatattgtggcttatttccaacaGTCTTCATAAAAATGCAGAATACCACAAGCTAAAAGTTATAGAAAAGTAAATATACTGCATATCGAAACATATGTcagtaaattaaatatatgaatATATATTTTGTGGTTTATTTTCTACATTCCATTAAAAATACAGAATGTTACGCTAAAACGTATATTGACGTGACCCCTACTTAAATAGTTGAACaattaatcaaaaaaaatatttaagacAATCTCCACACCACCCAAGAGGTATGTCTTATGGCGCGTTACTTTTTTTAAATGGGTGTTCGCCAAGAGCCATATTGCCCcattaaataaaatgaataaaaaacttaatttaaaaacttcaaaacaatataaaacaaatcaaaataaaattatataaatcaaaataaatataatttctaATATAACAAAACATTATACTATTCTAATTATTTTAACACAAACCCTAAACACTATAAACTTACTAAACTATTAGAAAATATTAATTGCTATCTAAATCTGAAGATGCAGTGCTGCTATCGCTGTCATCTTCACCTGGTGTAATTATAATTGGTTCTATTAAAACTTCCATATGAATGTCAAGTTCCCACATACGATGTTCTTCTTTAACTATGTGACCTATACATTTAGCCCATTTTTCAGGAGTTACATGGAGGATGGCTTGTGTCAGAagttccttaacttcgtttaatTTGTACGTTTTGTTATTGCGTGCTACTTCTCCTTTCACTTGCGCCCAGATAAGTTCAATGGGATTAAGTTCGCAATGATAAGGTGGTAGACGTAGAACTTTGACACCATAATCTTTTGCAGTTTCATCCACAGCGTATTTCAGATATTCCATTTTCCTTAATCGTGCAATGTCAAGTAGCTGGATAGCTGGAGTAAGCCATTCTTGGATTCTCCCTTTCCGCCATGCCGTCGTCGGTAATTGTTCTAGTCTGCGGCTATGATATGGCGCATTGTCCATAACAACCACAGAGCCAGGTTCTAATTTTGGTAAGATTCTCTTAAACCATTGCTCAAATACTTCGGAAGTCATTTCTTCATGATAATCTCCTCCTGTTTTTCTGGACTCAAATAGAAGCAAACCATCATCAAGAAATCCTGTATCACTTCCTATATGGGTAATAATTAAACGCCGTCCCTTTCCTGATGGAGTTTTCAATCCTGTAGACCAGCCTTCTATAAATGCTTCGCGTTTACTTTTGATATTTAAATCTTGCCAAACTTTTTTAACTGTATGACCTTCGTTAATCCAGGTTTCATCCATATAGTACACTTTCCGTCCGGTGTTGCGTATTTTGTCTAAATATTTTCTTTCCacacaataatttcatttttttccaaTAGCATGCTTTTTCTGTTGCGTTTCACATATCGAAAGTTCATTTTGCGCATAGTCCTGATTAATATTCTACGAGATATCTTTGGCAAACGGTCATCGTTTTTGAGCTCTTGAGAAATTTTTTTCAATGTTGGAATTTCACTCCGAAAATAAAATGAATGAATTTTTTGACGTATAATATTTTTTGTCGCATCatctaaaactatgtttttttGACCTCTAGTTTTAACTTTTTCTTGCTTATTTCCGATGTATTTTTAAGCACACGATAAACAGAGCTAACGGATACTTTTGTTAAACTGCTACAAATGTCGACCGCTTGGCTAACATCTAATGCCATTTTTCTGCCGACAATTCCTTCATAAACGTTTCGTATCATTACCTTCTCTTCTAACGTTAACATTTTCCGTCTCTTTTGCGGCTTTTCATTTTTagaatcaaaatcagaatttggcTGTCTTCTCTTGGAACAACTTGGTTGTTCGTCCATTGTATTTTAATAATCACAGAATATAACtaaaaattcactataaaacGATAAACTCCAATAACACTCAGTTTAATCACCACAAACTTCAACTGCACAAAGTGTAATCACAAAATGCAACACAACTAACACAAGCACTACCGCCAGAAGCAGAATATGACtaaaaattcactataaaacGATAAACTCCAATAACACTCAGTTTAATCACCAGAAAATTCAACTTGGCAAAATATAATCACAAAATGCAACACATGAACTACCACCAGAAGCAGAATATGACTAAAAATTCACTTTAAAATAAGTACATAAACTTATACCACACAAATTAAATCTAATCACAAAATACAACGATCCAATTCCCGCTAGAAACGCCAGTGTAAATGAACGCATATATGAAACGTATTGCAAGTTTGTTGCCGAGAACAAACTGGTTTTTTGTGGATTTCTTGTTTTATATCTTGTGGCCGGCTGTGAGGGAACCCTGCAATATTTTGTAAGTTGCCAAATCATGtttttgtggtatttttatgacAGTAATAATCGTTGCGTGAGCTGCGTCTAGAATTCAGGTTCTGTATGGCATGACCATAAATGCTTCTTGTGAACAACAATCGGCTACACTGTATGACAGCCGGTGGGTAAGTTTTCTATAGAGAGGCACAAATAAATGTAGTAATTATACATTCTCTGATTTCTTATGAGGAAACGCAAATTGAACAGGTAGTTTTCGTGGGCCGCTGTGTAAATTTAAATTTGAGGATATTCCGCATTTAAACGATGAATCACTCTCCCGATATTCGTAACTTAAGATTAGAAAGGAAAATAACGATGACAGACAGGCTCAAATAAACTATAATAAAACATAACCTAATAATtaccacaaattaaaatatttaaatgaatatCTTTTTAGAACAAATGAGTGGCTTAACTTATGGATCACAATTCTGAAATTGCTTATTgtaatggaccgtgatagtcgtgacgtcaaatcaatgttggctactctggaatatttgccaaataaaacaaagattcacacgtggtgtttgttttcgtttttataattggaatatattgcttgtaggatgtttaatttttacaaaatggtagtGTGTTGGGTAACCGTGATTGTAATCAATGCTCATAGTATATTTTCCACCATATTTCCAAATAGGACTGGTTAAGAACCTGAAAAAACACAGCAAGTACTATtgtagtgtgtaaatccttgattttgtgtagggacatttataaaattaaaagcaataaatatgattgatatgactaacaaggattgtgtctttagaaaaaatgtgcagatgcttgttaaaataaaataaaattaaaaatgattacacaaatcacgtgtataaTCCATTGACAGACGTCAAACATTTATTGATTTTTGAtttgtttggaaaaatatttgacgttttgacgtcacaatATCACGGTCCATTTCaaagaatttaaattattatgtaaacATGGAACAATAGATTACAGCCTGGGAAGTAGTGTCACATTTTTACGGTGACTTTAGCACGGATTCTATAAATTTATTTTGGTAGATAGTAGCATGCCCCACTCAcgctaataaaaaacatgtaatcgtatttattttccttccgttttgtcagaggcgctgatgtcggcattgtgattggtggaacatgacttttgacaaatcctgcggtatctgtgaatctgtaatctgtgttcAGTGtcagtgttcgtgttcgttcgttcgttgtcgttcagaTATTTTATATGGTCAGTTATGTgattgtgtcaccataaaaagctgatattcagtcgtgttttttgatatttttgttatttagtAATCATAGAAATTagtaatcgagtacctttttaaaggtaagtttttctgattgtaaggtagagattttctgactgtaggtactgtttatccaacagttttaaaatacacattttatttcaatggctccgttcagctgttgtgtgcagacggtggaaaaattcaacaagtaaacatttatttaatctaaattaaatactcatatttctatgtaaaatgtcacattattgtataaataaataagtaagaaacaaaagttatttgtgttttacctttattgtccacttgaataaaatattaaatattggaagtaccgtatggacgcaatgtacctagcatggaggctagattatggcacccttccctatccaatcaacaacaagaacgtttaaaatttcacacctatcatgtcgaagctacagaccacttatgtggaggccagatttgtagtatccttccaattaaccaggtgctgaaatacgtgacatattttttgaagggtaagatcgcgTTCTAcccaatcacacaacacttttttctatggatAGTACTTGGTTGATAACGAAAATGTTTGTAAGCTGACGCGACTCAGGGGCTTTTAGGCAAGAAAGAATAACTATGAAAGTATGTATATGGAAAGAACTGTAGAagttatatgtcaaatatttatctccgtgcgTCAAATCCTTATATGGTCTAGCTAGTGGATAggatcctaaaagaataatttcggcttgcatcagtttatataaaaatttggggttaggatcatcttaccctgtacttcatattctatatcatgctcaagggcgttgattatttttaggggtgtaaactacccttattgtcaaaaattatataaaaacattgtaaactttaatgtaggtaaaatttggttttgactggttaaataatgattgttttatgctttaggatataatatcataatatttcaacccttaaaaaccacccttaataacattgcaattttctaagtagacaatttaatagctctatacagaaaaaaaagacgaattaaagaattacaaaaacatttatttacacaaaaatacgaatttacaaatatataaaaatacacatacaaatggTTTTTAatcatccagtatacgaaccggctctgtggtattatataggtacattgaaaatgctaTATAAgaggactattcgaatttttcgaaataaaaaattagttttataaacatagctccttcatttttgacgataaaaggttttttcaataatagttttgtaggatttttgaagagtaataagattgtgtaaattaaattcagtaatatcccttaatttttaattgaggtgggtttaaagggctcgaataaggggatgtttgctcgtaaatagatgttttaaacagctatatctcgctaactgttcactgtaatgaaaatctatgcataaggaaattttagctattaaaaaagctacaatttagtagtatTTCATTTTTTCCgcatctccagtattttcggagatattttgaagaaaatgataaaaaatgcaaaattgcaaaaaatcaactCGTACGTCCTCAGGACGTACGAATGTCCTAGTGGTACATCCCGGGGACGTCCCAGGGATGTACTTGTGCTGTTTGGGGCTGAGCCATGAACGATGATGATTTtcaataaaatcgaaaacgttctgtgatgtagcccttaaagggatttttaataaaaaattttataccttctACAAAGgacttttttccaatttttgtgattgatggtatacagcaggggtgggcaaatacttttaagccggggccacagattaacccaacacagaTGCGAAACCCTGGCGATAACTCTGGTACCGAGTTTTGGTAAACTCCTCCCACTTTGAGTTACCAAAAGGGTAGTCGCTTGGTAGCTCGCTTAGTATGTAGGCTTAAGCTTATTGTCAGTTCCTGAATAACCTCGACAGTACATGCGCTTATTGTAGTGTTAAATTGACGGGCTGATTATTgggaattttttctatttatcaaGTGTGTTTAAATAGTTTTGTTATACTTTTAAAAATGGTTGGATATACGTGTATTTGTGAAGGGTGTTCATCTAAGACGGGTCAAGGAATATCATTTTTTAGATTGTCAAAGGATGAAGTAAGGTATGTAGTATCATTAATAAATTGATTTACTTTCTAAATACTGACTAAGCGGTATATTACTtatatcatattaattatattaatctcGAAACTTACATAAAATTACTCAAGGTATGTGCGTTAGAAATAGTTCAAAtagtattttttcaagaaatatttTGATAAGTGTGAAAAAAATCCTGTCTTGAAAACAGTAAATTTTAGTTACTAGCAAGAATGAATAACGCCCTGTTATTGAAGATAGtcaaaataatcttaaaaaataaaagagatattaACAAGAGatcaaatttttattaaaaaacatcttATGTTATAGTAGTGAGCTATGGTTGAAAGCTACTAAAAGACAAGATTTGTTAGAGCAGGATTTATCTAGATACATAATTTGCGAAAatcattttgaaaataaatttttatgtacATCTTCACGACTAAAACTTTTGTATGGCAACGCTTTGCCGTCAATTTTTACCGAATCTAAAGATATCTGCGCGAATACGTCTGAGGAGCCgccgaaaaaagttcaaatatTGTCAGGTAAAAAATTAGGTAAATATCaataatttcaataataaaaagatataatttttcaGATAATAGAATAACGCCTGCGGCGGAAAATTTACAGGGTATATCCTCTAAACAAGTTTCTATCAGCCCCAGTAAGGAAAAAGATTGACACATTTCTACAAGAATTACAAAAGATGTTTCTCAGTTATCACCTTCAGTATCATTACAAACACCAGCATCTTTTATGTATAACTTTTCACGTGAATCTAAACTGCAATATAAAATCAGGTCtttaaaaagaaaacttttaaatagaaaaatatgtaaaaaaccaAACGGTACAAAACTAGAGTTAGAAcagtttaaaaaattatgtgacAAATTTCTTAATAAATCATTGGCCGAAATTGTAAAAACTCAGGCACTGTTGCAGAAAAAAGTCCCAAAGGCCAGAAGATATTCTCAGGAATACAAACAATTCGCTCTCACATTATACTTTTTTGGACCCAAAACTTatcactttttaaaaaaaattctttatttacCAACTAAACGTTGTTTATATAATTAAATTTGattatataattaaataacctggaacttgaaaattattatattaacaacacTTTATCTGGTTTTGTTCTGGAAGACCATACCTGGAATTCCcaaattactgtcaccaaacgaCTGTCACCTTTCTAATACCTAgtttactttctcttgttttgttaaggACAAAACTTtactttgttttgttttgtagcTAGTTTACTTTCTCTTATTTTGTACCTACCTAGAATTCCCAAATTACCCTATTATATTTATACCGTGTTCAATTCCAagcaactttttattatttttaaatatttcaatataCAGATATTTAATAAATGACCATTTATATATAAATCCTTAACGATTGTCACTTTTCTAACAGTTAGTTAACTTTCTCTTGATTTGTTAAGGACATACCTAGAATTCCTAAATTacctattgtatttttatttcctttttcgtttaacacataaatttattaaatgaccaatgttttgttaagttttgtttgtcttaatttttagtgtaaatatagaaaatattaaATCAGGTGTAAAAGTAAGTAATATAGACCAAATGAACTATTTTGTAAGTTATCAATTGTATTGGTGCAAACACCGGCGCAACAACTGTGCTCCTTAGtttcaaggttaccaatttttgtACCGGCATCATAGCATAGCTTTCGCATCTGTGTTGGGCTAATCTGTGcccgggccaaaatgaaattttcaaaatgtctcccgggcctgAGGACTATACCCAGTATATACGCTAATGttttggtggaggtttttctctgcccaagaaatttttatacaaaaatactataagtatcattttaaagcatgtggagaaagacatttgactgttaataataaattgtctttctggtgtgtgcatgcgaacaatttgttcccagtaaaattacgaaatttttaatatggtccattatattaagtcataacaaggatccagataaaaaacgAACTTCAACTTCAACGAAATTCGATCAAGAGCAGCCGTTTtaaagatgaggaaatttctgagtaaccaaagattcaatctgcaaatctaatatcggatggtaaaatgttatgtcaagtcaacAATCATAgtcgaaattcaaaggagacaactgatctggtatggtcatgtacgacgtcaatggacgacgacaggctACCAAAACAACTTAAACattttaaaatggacgccaagggaaagaaggaagagagaaaCGCCGAAAAAATtctggctaggcggcattcaggaggcaatgtcggaaaggaaccttcaTCCTGACTGATGTAACGACGGAAAAGCTAGAAACTGGCAACCGGAAGACAGAAAACGCTataaaaaaccgggataataataaaaatgttatgtccactATCTTATTCTTTATTGGATTGTTCatgctgacttaatgaaaaagctgcaagcttttgagatgtggctttttaagggaattatgaaaatatcatggaccgatcatattacgaacgaaatggtgttgcacagaatagaaaaagaacagagaacttttgaccatcattaaaaggagaaagacataatttaaaattaaaaataacactaaattttctcatttttttgaagatattcttctttattcgcgattcgattgagggtaaaattgtacataaatctgcgcgcctgcgcacacagacagtatgtagttccttgctaatctttcaagatataggtatttatgtatctgtatccgtgcaaataagtcattaaaagaatatattagtgtttttagtaaatgtattatttattataattcttgtgtttttggatttgtgtttctctgtagtaaaataataacataTGATGTAGGCATATTTACAccatttgtcgccgtgttgtctaattatatccgaaacttacatgacaattagaaggacctcgctggtgtagttggtagggcgttagctccgtgattggaatgacgcgggttcgaatcctgggcgattcatattttttttatttttggttgttttaataaaaattgtttgaaagtggtaaataagaaagttagtttaatttttaaataaaatacaaataacctgttaagtatatttacttcgttgaaattacctatataatagaagaatatcttcttacgtgcgtacaaagtacacacacattctttttttttttttcatttctgtgataaacattatagaagttttcggccctcggtaataatgtaatatttcattctgcctttaaatttttcaaaaatacttattagttttctcaggattcgaaaaaaaaatgaatgtattacGCTCTTAAAAAAATTGCTTACGGTATTTCTTaatgggccggataaagtaagcaaaagggccgaaTCCgacccgcgggccggcttttgcccacccctggtatacagccaactacagaaaaattgttctttttctcgtggaatttttaacttttttatgtttattcaaAGAATTTTTATGAGTAAATGGTTTGAAACAAACTTCACACTTAAGGTTTTTCTGCGGTGTGTCTTCTTAA contains:
- the LOC114333544 gene encoding uncharacterized protein LOC114333544: MDETWINEGHTVKKVWQDLNIKSKREAFIEGWSTGLKTPSGKGRRLIITHIGSDTGFLDDGLLLFESRKTGGDYHEEMTSEVFEQWFKRILPKLEPGSVVVMDNAPYHSRRLEQLPTTAWRKGRIQEWLTPAIQLLDIARLRKMEYLKYAVDETAKDYGVKVLRLPPYHCELNPIELIWAQVKGEVARNNKTYKLNEVKELLTQAILHVTPEKWAKCIGHIVKEEHRMWELDIHMEVLIEPIIITPGEDDSDSSTASSDLDSN